The following nucleotide sequence is from Melioribacteraceae bacterium.
TAAATCTCATTAGTGGATTTATTTCAGAATAACCTGATTTAATTTTATTTAAAACACTCACTAAAATTGTTGTGCCAGTACCCGCAAAAGGATCATAAACTGATTTCGGATGTAGAATATTATGATCGAAAATCTTCTCAATAAAATCATACGAAAATCCTTCAACATATGGATACCAATTAAATATTCCTTTCTCCTTATTATTTTTAAATGTTCCAGACGAGGGATTAAATTCTAAAATATCTGTACCTGCTAAAAACAAGTCAAGCTGATTCCTATTATTTATATTGTATTTAGTAAGTTTTTCACGAATCAAAAACGTGCATGCATTACTCAAGGATCTTCTTTCACTATTAGCAATATCCTCAAGGTCTTCATAGGATTTATTATCAAGCAAAGCTCTCATTTGAGCTGAGCTTAAATCTTTTATTATATCAATAAATTCTTTTTCGTTTTCATTTAATGCTAATCTTATTAATTTTGTCTCATTATCATCGTTATAGATTTTAGGGTAGGATATTGATTTGTAATATTGGCTCATGCATATTCTGTTATTTAATACCATACAATGGTAATGAACTTCTTTTTTAATGTCAAGCGCTTTATAACAAGTTGCTCAAGGTGACAGTGTTTTCGCTTTCGGCATTTATGTAATTGTAAAATTTGTATTTCCGTTTTGGTTTTGTTGTTCAGCTGCATTTATAAATGTGAGTTATGCAGTAAATAAAAAGTTGTTTAATAAATTTAGTAGTGTTGTTATGGGCTGCGCCTTATCAACCACGCCGTTACATCTCAGAAAAAGGAGCCAGATGAAATAAAACTTTACATGTTTTACTTAATTAACATTTCCAAACATCCGGAGTTAATATGAGTTATAAATATGTGCTTTATGTTTTATTTCTTATCTCTTTTTCAATTTCTGCTCAAGTCAAAATATTCAAGGGATGTTATTCAATCGGTGGGTCAATCTCCTACTCTGAAAGGTCTTATCAACAGCCAAAAGCAACAGAGACAGTTTTTGAATTTCGTCCAACAATTGGGTATTTCTTTATTAATAATTTATACACATCAATAAATATAAATTACACCAATGATAAAGATCTGCAATATCCAAAAGAGAGTTGGAGTTTTGGTCCGGGTATAAGGTATTATTTTCCGATCGATAGAATTGCTCCGTTTGCCGGAATAAACTATATGCTGCGGCATGAGGATCCAAAATTTGAGTACAGCGGATCGCACAACACCGAAGATATAAACTTTCTCGGCGGAGTAAATTACTTTTTATCCAATAGTGTCGCACTGGAATTAAGTATTATTTATTCAATCATAGATACGGAATACGAATGCGGTCCAGCCGATAATTGTGATCCGGCTTATTTAAAGGAAAGTAACGCATTTAGACTTGGCTTAGGTGTAAATTATTTTTTGGATTAAATTGCCACTTGCCGTGCGATAATTACAAAACGGAACCGACACTTAACAAAGTGGTGGTGAAAAGGGTTGATTGTTTTTCTAAAAGTAATTACATTGTGGATACGTTATTTCAAAAGGAAAACATGAAAGCAAAAATTGTAAAAATAGGAAATTCGCGTGGAGTTAGAATTCCTAAATCCTTTATTGATGAGAGTGGTCTTAAAAATGAGGTAGAACTTGAAATTGAAGATGGCAAAATAGTTATCAGACCAATATCAAAAAATAGAGAATCGTGGGATTCAGCTTTTCAAAAAATGGCAAAAGATGAAGACGATGTTTTGTTGGATTCGGAAGCATTGTTAAAACAAACAAAATGGGATGAAGAAGAATGGGAATGGTAAATGGTCTCACGCTTTGAGATTTATTATATCAATTTAGACCCCACAATCGGGTATGAAATTAAAAAGACTCGTCCTTGTGTAGTTATTTCCCCGGATGAGATGAATCATAATATCCGGACTATAATAATTGCCCCACTAACCAAAATATTACGGAACTATCCAACTCGTATTCCTTGCAAAGTAGAAGGAAAGCAAGGTCAAATCGTATTAGATCAAATCAGAACAATCGACAAAACCAGACTTATTAAAAAGATAGGTACATTAACAAACACAACACAGAAAAAAGTATTAAATGTGCTGAAGGAAATGTTTTCTGATTAAGGGACTTAACTTTTTTAATCCGCCAAAGTAAAAGACGGACTACTGAGAATTGACAAACTCCCCTTTCATTACAAAAATGATAAATGATGTTAATTAAACAAAATAGATAAGCAGAACAACTCACAGCCGGGTGTGAGCTGTCCTGTAATTATAGTTAAAAACTTTTAGAAGCTTCTTCAACGGATGGGTATTGTTCAAATACGCTGTTTAGTTTTGTAATTGAAAGCAATCCGTCGATCTTATCTGTAACGCCCGCAAGTTTCATGTGACCGCCGGCATCTTTAACTGTGCTGAATGCACGGACAATATTACCGAGACCCGAGCTATTAACAAATTTAACATCACTCATATCGACGATAACATTTTTCTTACCTGAACCTAAAACTTTTGCAAGTGCATCATGAAAATCTTGTGCTTCGGGTCCGCCCATTAATTTTCCTTTGAACGCAAATACTGAAGCGTTATATACTTCGCTAGTACTGAATTTCATTATGAGTCCTCCTTTAATGTTATATTAATAATAATGAATTGTAATAAAAAATAGTACAAAATTTATTTCCCCTCCTACGTTAAAAAGCAACTTCGGAGGGCATGCATCTTCTTATTTTACTTTAATTACTACGAATGTTACGTCATCATCATTTTCTTTACCGTTGGTCCAATGATTTCCAAATGCATTCAAATGATTGATTATCATTTCGGGTTCTTTATGTGATACTTCTTCAAAAAGATTTTTTGCTTTGGTATATCCGATCATATTATTATCGGAATTAACCAGCTCGGGAAAACCGTCACTCATTATCAATAACGTATCACCGGCGTAAATATTTTCTTCAATAATATCGTAATCAACATTTTTTATTGAACCGAGAGGAAGATTATTTATTGCAATTTCTTCAACGCTCTTTTTATTATTTCGATAAATAAAAATCGGCGGCATCCCGGCATTTGCAACTCTAATTTTGTTTGAATTAAATTGAACACAAGTTAACGCCATCATCAATCTTCCTAAATGCATATCCTTTATAGAGTGATTTGAATTTTGGAAAAACGGCTTCAAGTCTTTGCTTGATCTATCCGACATAAAAAGAGATTTCATTATTGAGACCATCATACCGGACATCATCCCGTGACCGGTTGCATCGCCAAGAACTACGGTTAATGTTCCATCAAGATGAACATGGAAATCGTAGTAATCTCCCCCGACTTCTGTGGCAGTCTTTAAATAAACTGCTATATCCAGATTTGGTAGCTGTGGTATTTCTTTAGGCAGCATAGAAAGCTGTAGTTTTCTGGCTTCTTCAAGCTCTTGAGTTTTTCTTTGGTTTTCTGCTTCAATTACTCTCGCTTGTGCTTCAGCGGCTTCGGCTCGTAATTGACTTTCTTTTATTTCTGAATTTTTTCTTTGACGCTTAAGCTCAAACGCTCTTAGTGTATAGAGGAACCCGAAAAATACCATGACATAAAAACCGTAAGCCCACCAAGTTTGCCATAAAGGAGGATTAATTATAAAGGCAAAAGAAGCT
It contains:
- a CDS encoding outer membrane beta-barrel protein, with the protein product MSYKYVLYVLFLISFSISAQVKIFKGCYSIGGSISYSERSYQQPKATETVFEFRPTIGYFFINNLYTSININYTNDKDLQYPKESWSFGPGIRYYFPIDRIAPFAGINYMLRHEDPKFEYSGSHNTEDINFLGGVNYFLSNSVALELSIIYSIIDTEYECGPADNCDPAYLKESNAFRLGLGVNYFLD
- a CDS encoding type II toxin-antitoxin system PemK/MazF family toxin; the encoded protein is MVSRFEIYYINLDPTIGYEIKKTRPCVVISPDEMNHNIRTIIIAPLTKILRNYPTRIPCKVEGKQGQIVLDQIRTIDKTRLIKKIGTLTNTTQKKVLNVLKEMFSD
- a CDS encoding STAS domain-containing protein, whose protein sequence is MKFSTSEVYNASVFAFKGKLMGGPEAQDFHDALAKVLGSGKKNVIVDMSDVKFVNSSGLGNIVRAFSTVKDAGGHMKLAGVTDKIDGLLSITKLNSVFEQYPSVEEASKSF
- a CDS encoding AbrB/MazE/SpoVT family DNA-binding domain-containing protein; the encoded protein is MKAKIVKIGNSRGVRIPKSFIDESGLKNEVELEIEDGKIVIRPISKNRESWDSAFQKMAKDEDDVLLDSEALLKQTKWDEEEWEW